The Podarcis raffonei isolate rPodRaf1 chromosome 2, rPodRaf1.pri, whole genome shotgun sequence genome window below encodes:
- the CATSPER3 gene encoding cation channel sperm-associated protein 3 isoform X1 yields MAEKMAVELPEEHQLIDQLSYEYFKSKSDVDVKHYVWGFRRKDTELYEFVETLFYHPLFKSVMISTITINAIFLAIETDYKVRYESHFFLEVADLIIVAMYTAEFLMNLYLDPINYWKDGYKRFDATVLFIAYLPYTINRSNPQMHHTAMMLKGFQSLRVLKLLFYSPGMMVLVAALVETAKNVIYVLVLLFLLMFIFAILGQGLYGDPDHGDTRNWGTLAAAFFTLFSLVTVDGWTDLQDELDAKKFVSSRTFTIVFILLGFFVFFNMFIAVVIMDIQGTTDEYEQKLKAERHAALMAKKQSILKRQQDEIKALLNQQKSTEYRTFDEMVESFKKTLFHTDPMILEDFCCSLPFIDLYLSSLDRQDATIYKLQKLYYEIVAVLTNMLREADEKPLQSLQTHR; encoded by the exons gAGAAAAGACACTGAGCTATATGAGTTCGTTGAAACATTATTCTACCATCCTCTGTTCAAATCAGTTATGATCAGCACCATCACAATCAATGCAATATTTTTGGCTATAGAAACAGATTACAAAGTTCGCTATGAGTCACATTTTTTCCTGGAG GTAGCAGATCTGATTATTGTGGCCATGTATACAGCAGAGTTTCTGATGAACCTTTACCTGGATCCCATTAATTACTGGAAGGATGGTTATAAGCGATTTGATGCGACTGTCCTTTTCATTGCTTACCTCCCATACACCATTAATAGAAGCAACCCGCAAATGCACCATACTGCAATGATGCTCAAAGGATTCCAGTCACTCCGGGTTCTCAAACTCCTCTTCTACAGCCCAGGGATGATG GTCCTGGTGGCAGCCCTGGTCGAAACTGCCAAAAATGTGATCTATGTTCTCGTGCTGTTGTTCCTGCTCATGTTTATCTTTGCAATTCTGGGTCAAGGTTTGTATGGAGACCCCGACCACGGAGACACACGTAACTGGGGCACCCTAGCAGCTGCCTTTTTCACTCTTTTCAGTTTAGTGACG GTTGATGGCTGGACAGACTTGCAGGATGAACTGGATGCCAAAAAATTTGTTTCAAGCCGGACATTCACAATAGTGTTCATTCTCCtgggattttttgtgtttttcaatATGTTTATTGCAGTTGTTATCATGGATATTCAG GGGACAACTGATGAATATGAGCAAAAGCTTAAAGCAGAAAGGCATGCTGCTCTGATGGCAAAAAAGCAGTCCATTCTGAAAAGACAACAGGACGAAATAAAGGCATTACTGAATCAGCAG AAATCAACAGAATATCGAACCTTTGATGAAATGGTGGAAAGCTTCAAGAAAACCCTGTTTCACACAGATCCCATGATCTTAGAAGATTTTTGTTGCAGCCTGCCGTTCATTGATCTATATTTATCATCTTTGGATCGTCAGGACGCCACAATTTATAA GCTGCAAAAATTGTATTATGAAATCGTTGCTGTTTTGACTAATATGCTGCGAGAAGCAGACGAAAAGCCTTTGCAGAGCTTGCAGACTCATAGGTGA